In the genome of Xiphophorus hellerii strain 12219 chromosome 14, Xiphophorus_hellerii-4.1, whole genome shotgun sequence, the window CCAGAGCATAAAAACCGCACTGCGACAAACCTTAGGTCTCATTAATGTTTATTATCCCAACTTATGTGGGTTTGGCTCCTGATTTCCATCACATTTCAGTGCTTTATTGTTACTTGACAAATGGCTGATAGACAAATtagcaacacaaacagaaacttttattGTTATATACGTATAATTATCCATACAGAACgatatttgttcatttctattTGATGTAGAGTTGTTTGAATTGTATTCTGGGAACAATGGGGCGTCTTTCCTGTGTTCGAGAACCACTGTTACAGTTCATTTAGTTTagatttattaaacattaacCAATTATAAATGGTTTTTATATTACCAATTGTAACTATACTCTTACAGTATCCTGCAGTGACTTTGAATTGCTCGAGTTTTATACAGTATTACTCAGAAATGTCCCGTGGGAGACATTCAGTGAAACAAATGGAAACTCCAGGTGACAGAGAGACGGAAAGAGGGCAGGAAAGAAATAAACCAGatgctgagagagagagagagagaaaggaaatgTACTAAATGTGGTTTAAAGTCTAAACCTTCACAGACACTGAAGAAAATCGTGATTTCACTCAGATGTGTTGCACTAACAAAGCAGTCCAGGTAGTTTTGAATCTGCCCGGTTTGGCATGTGGAGCTCAACTCGCCTATTTAATGGTTTCAATGAGAAGAAAGCGGCGTGCACTGAATTTAGCTGCATAAATGCGCAAGACACAGTAAATCTATTGTTGTCGCAATCCGTCCTTCGCTGCTTTCACACGTAACCTTTTGTAGGTTTCAGCACCAAAGCCCACTGCTTCTTTTCTGAGGAAGTAACAAAATAGTTTCAGGTGGTCTGACCGTCAACAGGAACACGTCCTTATTTGTGTCTGTCTCATCTGCGTCTGAAAATGGAGGAAGTTGAGTCAGCCTGAGCTCAGCCAATGGGAGGATGGACTCAGTTATACGGACTCAGCTAAAAAGAGCTTtgtgaagaaaagcaaaaaaaaaacacacacattttggagaaaaggaaaaactattACAATACTTTGACTggaatttttatgtcttcttcATAATTGGAAGAGGAAGCGGTCATCATGAAGCTGCGTTTGAGCCATTCTCAGGAATAAACCAGAAGTGATCAAAAGTTGGTCAGATtcatggaaaacaccaaaaaaatgaaagtatttgtatttattggaCCACAAATTCCTGTGAATTTTtatattacacacacacacccatagttgttaaatgaaacaaaaataataaatgggtttaaatttcttctttcCAATTAAAAAAGACGTGTTTGATACCCTGTAAAGACAACCCATGTTGCCTCCAAAAGTTATATATCTATTAACGTCCACAttagaaaaacaggatttttcaGAATGAATTAATACAGATGAGGCTTTAAGTGTGGGATCAGGACGGCCATCAGAGAGCAAGAAACACCCAAGATTTATTTCTGGACACACCAAACAATATGCCAGTGAAATTAAATGTGACGCCGAGCCACAACCACATACTTTCCTCTTCTGTTTGTGACTCTTTACTtggagtttgtggttgtttACTGCGTAGCCGCCAGCACATCAGGAGTTAAAGCGGAAAGGAATGAAGGGATGGAGAAAACAGAGAGCAAAACCAGACAAGACATAGTTGCGGATGGAAGGAGTGGTTTGAGGCCGAGGCTTATAAAGGGAATCGTTTCGCAGAGGGTGAGGAAATATCGGAGGGAGGGAAAGCGATCCGCAAAAAGCCTTTGCTTCACCTGTCATCATCTGATTCTGCAATATCTTTTCACAATCGGTTTCGCTTGatgttttttaaccataaatTTTAAGCCaccacacagacacagacacactgtCTATACAAACACAAGCTGCAGCAGGCCCAGCTGAGGGGGAAAGATGTTTCTAAAATACCAGATGCTTGGCCGGAGCACATCTTTCTGGATGCTGTTAGCGTTCCATCACTTTTTCCAGCTCGGCTCCTCCGACACATGACTGCTGGCTCGGAGCGGCCTGCGGGGTAGACCGTGTCCAGTCCGCTCTGCTGTGGGTCAGCGTCATGTGAGCGCCGCAGGAAGAACAGCTGGAgtcaagctgctgctcctcgtTTTGTTCATGCCACTCGGTCAAGATACTGTGATTGCatctgaacacaaagtatatttttcttttctgtgtcttGATTTTGAGATGTAACGCACCAGCACAGGCTGTGAGAGGAGCTCTGAAGAATTACTTTTATGCATGTGCTCAATGTTTTTACTGAAGTTAGATGTGATGTGACTACAGGCAGCCGCTACTGAACCGTTCACCTTTTGACCTTTGCAGTTTTTCCCCAGATTGATCTCTACCTGGAGGATGTGAACTACTTTTTTCCCTCCTTGACTTCTAAGTTTAAGTATTGTAAATAATGTTAAACCTGCATCAGAAGTCATTTAAAATTGAATCAACCAGCCAACATAGTTACATCAGCagacacattttaatgtttttaaataaatgagttAATTAATGGAAAAGTAAAGGGacagattaaaaacagtcaAGATGATTTAAGTGATTGGATCtaatgtctctctttttattgtctataaacatatttctatttaaacaaaataaacatgtacCATGGTTGTTCTTTTAAACCATGTAGGAATAAATGATAAACTTTCTGGGAAGTTTTTTCTAGGGTatttacagctctggaaaatgttcagtttctctgattttactctttataggtttatgtttgagtaaaatgatcATTGCTCTTTTATTccatgaactactgacaacatgtctccgaaattccaaccagtgatttagtatttattagcagaaaatgagaaatggtcaaaataacaaaaaagatgcagtgctttcagacctcaaatgatgcaaagaaaacaaggtaatgttcatttataaacaacaatactaatgttttaactcaggaagtgTTCAGAGATCAATGTTGGGAAGGAAACAAggtttcaatggggttcagtgcagtgggctcttcattgtTAAGTGGATAAAGTCACATTGAAAGTGaaatctgctggttttctggAAATCTGCTCTTTTATTTCTCAGTCCTTTCATTGGCTTCATTTCcttggaattaaaaaaaaggaagctggataaaaataaaattgaccaTTTCTATGCAGCTTCCCGTTCTTTAAGctgttcattatttctttgacCGCAGCAGTCTGAAGCAGATAAATGATCCCGGCGGAGCGTGAAACGTCCCCCAGCTGGGAAAGAAGctcagaaaaacagcagatgtTGATCTCACACCGAGGAGGGAAGCGAATCAGGGATGATGTCATTCCCCaaactttgctttttatttgttttgtgcttttaaaaagtagcttattttaatctaacaaaaaaaaaaaaacacagacaaaccAGGGATGATGTCATTCTccaaagtttgtttattttgatcagttttgtgctataaaaagtagtttatttttgtctaacaaaaaagcaaaaacagacaaatgaaaaatctcatcctgttttatttaaaagatcaTCACAAATATCATTACCATAATCATTGTCATTGATCACTGATCACCATCGGCGTTGAAGTTCGTAACCAGGATGTTGGATGGTCTCTGAAATCTGCCTGAACTCACGTTTCTCTGATCTGATTGGAAGCTGGGCTTCGTCTCCCTCATTGTCATGGTAACGCCTCTGTCCAGCAGGACTCCTAATGACAacacataaaaccaaaacaaaaaccgGACTTTCccaacacaacaacaacaacaataataatcatatttataatgacaatttaaaatgaaaaaaataaaaaataaaaattgcactGTATTGTGGAAACCATTATTAGCTCATGTTTAAGAATAAAGCACTGGATTTTCAAGTTAAAGCATCACATTTGAAAATCTATTTTCCATCCGACTGCTTGCACTGAGTCTGttttaatgcacattttaatgcctgaagtttgaaataaatttcaCAATTTACAGAAGTAAAGAAGGATTcctgaactgttttttttttttaaggcattttgttttctggattcatttcattttctccaGCATCTCATATGAAGTCTGACCGACTGATTACCAAAGTTCAAGTCTGCATAAGTTAATACCAATAAGTGATAAGCTGCTACACACAACTCCATCAAACCCATCAATCtttacaaataatatttatcacaatgataataataaatgagcattttattcagtaaaaagagaacagagtaataaaaaaaacacatcagtaccaaaaaacaaacaacaaaaaaaatttagtaccttctttttttttttctagtaaagcttcttctttaaaacattaattgttGGAAAACTTACACTTAAATTTTGCATCAGATACTTACAGGTGAAGCCAGATATTGATAACAGCCTTGAAAacgtttaatttttattgcctGAAATAAAAACGTTCCTGTCTTAAGTCAGTTCTAATAAGCACTAATATTTATACTAAGTAGATAATAGAATAAAGAGAGATCTTGGTCGTCCACTCAGTGATGAAGAAGAAATATCTCTAGACGTCAGCCaggaatttaaagtttgatgaAAGTTTTTGACTTCAAGTCTTAGCGCTAAGCTAGCTTCAAAATGGCTTTAAGGAAAGTAAAGTCAGTGTTTTGAAATGTGATCAACCCGATTCTGCTGGACCGGGTCAGTCAAGAGGAATGGGACAAAGTTCCtgcaaactattgtgagaaaCTTGAGCAAGTCATTCATTTCGAATAACAATCCTACCAAATCCtaagaaaatgcaattaatCTTCTGAAATGTAACAAGTTaacaacaaaaagtcacaaagaaacaaaaaattccCACTTTTGGTTTATATAgagtatgtaaatatctggtttcagctgtatttCTGAATCTAATTGTATGAAGAAGACTTGCTAACTAGCGTATTTTTTGTGCTGATTTTGTGCTAACTGTCTCATTTTAAGCCCTTTAGCATTAACTTTAAAGCAACAGTGtgaagataaaatgttttgttgcagaACCTAAAGGAAAACAATGTCAAGATGTTTAATCTCTGAGGaaagttgaacagaaacaaaagtaaattgAAAGTTAGAAGAATCAGGCAGCAGTTCAGCTGGAGTCGTCGAGATAAAAATGAAGGAATGGGTCTTTGATCGTTTCACTTATTCATGCAGGTCTGAATTTttcaacacaaacagaacatgtaaatagttaaaatacaaatatactTTTTCCTGATTTCAGTTTCAtgggcgttttttttttcttcgtttttttttttttttttgtggcactTACAAACCTCCCAACATGTCGTCTCCCTTCGATGCCCCCCAGTCGGTCATTCTTTCCCCACAGTTGCATCGCTCTCCTCCTCGATCTTCGCTGCGCTCTCGGTTCCTTCAGACTCCTCCCGTTCTTTCGCTCTGTCCCTCTTTGtgcagtctgtctgtctgtcaggcCCCCCAGCCGCGCCGCGCCGCCTACACCTTGTCCAGCAGCGATCTCTTACAGTAGAGGAGGCGTCGGGGCGTGCCGTACTTCCTGAAGAACAAAAGCGCTCCCAGTGTGAGCAGCACCAGCACCAGCAGGAGGAGGGGGATGACCACGCCCGCCACCCAGGAGCCGCCCTCCGTCTCCTCGATGATGATCACCGTCCGGCCCTTCTTGGGCTCCTCGCTGTCGCAGCCCATCCAGTCGCGCAGCACCGACTTGGGGTAGCCGGACTCCACCTTCATGTGCTGGTTGTTGAACTTCCAGTACTTGTTGGCCTTGTAGAAGTAAGTGTAAGCTGAAGGAACAGACGATGCAGAAGAGGACAAATCTTAGTTTCCATACATCACCGTGTTGTGAACAGAAGGAAATTGGTCAAATGAATTACAGTATCTTCATATTTGAAGGATATCTAGCTTATGCATTGACAGTAAAATGTCTGCACTCACATCCATCTTCACTCATGAATGTAGCTTTAATGTTATCTGGGGCTCCGCTCCACTTGCTGATGGGCTTTGGATAGTCGCTGTGCACTTTGTGAGTCTGTTCGTTGAACCGGTAGTACCTACATGTGATGGAAACAACATGCGATCAGTGTAAACAGAAACAACCGCGACGATGTAAAGACATAACACATTGAAGAaacaacagttgtttttttaaggttaTAAGAGTTTTAAAGGAGTAATGGGACATCTAGTGGCAAAAATGTATATTGCAACCAACTAAATATCATCCCGAAGGTTAACTTTGTGTCTGGTGAGCTATTTTGGTCTGGATTTAGCCATGTGTTTTTGATCTTTATCATGCTAAATGACCAACACATTTTAATGGAGAGCCaggtgatttcttttttaaaaattcttttagaaaatatctTTGTGTTTCAAAAGGTTTGTGATGAGTTTTGCCCTGATTGGGTCTTTGGGAAAGAAACAGACCCACAGCTTTTTGAATCCACCATGAAAAGCTCAAAAAGCCAAGTTTTTATTACATTAGGAATTAGTCATTTACGTTTGTGATGGTAGTAAATCGGATGGCTAATACGAATACTTGCTAACTCCAACATGCCTTTCATTGCTGCGATTTTCTAATTACCATTTTATTACTAAATCTGACCTGAAATATGGAATACCAGTTCAATGCTCCTACCTAAAGAAAGGTCAAAATTATTTAGCTACAGTTAATTTTATAGGGATTGTTAGGTGTGTCAATAATGTGTAGAgggattttgttgaaaaattacatttcaggcATTTGTCAGCGATTAagcagctgtaaaaaaaaagatcaattcATCAACAACTTTATCAGGGAGGGCGATACATCTGTAccaatgtacaaaaaatatgttggaaAAGTGGAAATGAGGGATCCTGAGTTTAGTGAAACTTCATCTTAAGTCCAACAGAAGCAAAACTCACTGAGTTCCCTTGAAGAAGTACGTCTGTCCTGTTGGTGTGTAGAAGAGAGCGGCGTCGATCTTGTCTTTGGGGAGACCGGTGCCCAGGTCTTTAATGCTCTTCGGATAACCCCTCTCCAAGCTGGACTCGCTGTAAACCCAGTATCTCTCACCTGGACACAAATATAACGACAACACAATTAATAAACCTACAATGATAGCAGTAGAGGAAAACTTGTTCCGATCCCAGGAGGAACGTACCCTTAAAGAAGACAAACTTCCCATCACTCCTCTCGTACGCGGCGTTGATGTTTGAAGGAAGGCCCTTCCAGAACTGACCGGCTGGCCTGGGATAGCCGGGTAAGACCTTGTCGTTACGCAGACGCCAAAACCACTTGTCCTGCAAACAAAGACACGAAGGTTCATTTCTCCCCTCTTCTATCATCAAACATGATGCTACAGTTGTTTCAATGCCGATTAAAGTctaaaaatacaacagaataAATGAGCTGATGCTCATTTATTCTGCAATGACTTCACTTCCTGTACCTTGAAGACAAACTTTTCCCCTCTCAGAATGGCGATGGTGTCAAAGTGTCCCTCGCATATGTCGGGGCCTTCGTCGGGTTTGTCAGGCTTGGACGGCTTTGtgggacgaggaggaggagggggaacTCCAGATTTGGAGCCTGAAGGGAGATTTagaaagaaatgagaaatagTTAGTTTGATGGCAAGATATTTATACACAAAGATGGTTTTATGTGAAACATGGCAGACAGGAAGAACTTAAGGAATGAAGTAAAGTAAGAAAGGAGACATGGAAGGAGTAAATTAAGGAAAAATaaggaaacagaaagaaaggacaGTGACAGAAGGTTGGATCAATTTAAGGAGAGAATCACACTAGGAATGAAGGAAGAAATGTCAAGGAGGACACAGCGAACAAAGGACACAAGACAGGACCCAAGCAGATTGTTTACAGATTGTTAATAACACGAGGAAAGATGAAAACAAGGAAAGAAGAAGTTcaataaataacaaacaaattagaaaatgaGGAAGAATGGAAGTTAGAAAATTGTCTTTGTGATACAGTctgcaaatacaaatattttccattctcccctccaccccccttTTTTCTCCAGACCAGGAAAATACTGAAATCAAACTCCAGACTGAACCCggaaagtgttttatttcaatgcttaattttttatatcCTCATCATCAACTCATCAGCAGATCATCCTGGAAGTAAACCACCAACCATAAATAGCCTGGATGCCGCGGCGGTCATCGTCCGGCAGCTGGAAGTTTTCTGTTTCGAACCACTGGTAGAAGGGGGCCATGATGGCTGAAGGCTCGTCGGAGTGCTCCAGACCCAGAGCGTGGCCCAGTTCATGGACCGCCACCAGGAAAACATCATTTcctgcagagagacagagagacaaaagGTGAGAAATGCATGGGtagatttagtttttacagCAGCAGATCATCGTTTTCCTCTTACCTCCCTGATCCGCGGTGCCGGTGGTCCATGGTTCGGCCAGGTCAAAGTGCGTGTCCCCCCCGATGCCGTTACCAGGGAAGTAAGCGTGTGCCAGGAAGCCGCCCTCTCCGTCGAACGGGGTGCTGTCGCCGTGAAAGCCGTCGGCGAAGGACAGCATGATGTCGGCGTACTTGTCGACCTTCCCTCTGATCTGGCTGAAGGGAATCTCCCTGAAGGTGAGCGGGATGGCGCTCTCCCAAACCTTAAAGGCCTTTCGGATGGCGTCATACGTGGCTCTCTCGCCCACTTTGGGGGTGTAGTTCTCTATGCTGCCGGGGAGAACGGAGGAAAGACCGTTTGAGAACAAACCAGGCACAACTAACAGATCACAGacctgaaaatgtttaacttgGTACTTTGTTGGGGCAAAAGCTGTTAAATCGTCTTCATTTGCACCAAAGGCAGTTAAtaaaggagaagaaaatgagTGGGAATTCTGACCTGAAGGTGACCTCAGACTTGTCCCACTTCAGACCTTGCCTCGCGTATCTCTTCCTCCTCAGGTTGGTTTTCAGCTCTGGACCGAACTTGTCCGGGACGCCACACCGCGGCAGACTCATTGCTCTGGAagcagcataaataaatattatatctaGGTTTAAAAACAGGAGTAATATCTCTTTAACTataaagaataagaaaaaactcTTTATAGTTAAATTTATTGCAATTTGGAATGCAGAAAATAgctgtttatcatttttaaaagaaaagcaaaaagccCTAAAGTATAcaggacttaaaaaaaaccaaactcaaCATGTCTCTGAATGACTAAATGATCAGAGTCAGAACTCACTCTAGCGTGTTGGTGTCTATGGTTCCAGTGACGGTCAGTCCGTAAAACTTCTGCATGGCTGAGATCGCCGTCTCAATCGACTGCGGTGAACGGATGGCCTGGGCTCTGACGTCACCCGGCGGCAGGTAGCCATACTTCTGCAGCCACGCCTAAGAAAGTGAGACATCAACAAAGAAgagcaaaagaaagagaaagactgATTAGACAAATTCTTGTGCACCTCCTCAGATTACAAATGtaaacttattttattgatCTCAGTGGGGAAATTCACTTGTTATGGAAGCGTACACCAAAGCAGGAACTGCAAGTGAATGACACACATGGGCAGAAAATAAATTGCCTTTCCTGTTTTCGTTGGCTGAACATAAATACCTCAACTTGTGCTTGAGTcccttgttaaatcatgaattaaatgtttttattttattttttaaattaaatcttacTAGCTACACCCAGAATTAagaaaccatccatccatccgaaGCAGCTGCCTGTCTCCAGTGATCACTGGCAGGGTGAAAGGTCACCAGTCCgtcacagagcaacacagagacacaccggaCATGACTCAAGAAAgcacttaaataaaatctgtctgaCAAAACGAAGGAGACGAAAAAGCCTCAAAAGGCAACACATTATATTTGACCTATAAATAATCAAGACAAGACATCGGTCTGTCTATCGGCGGTTATGATGTCATTTCTACAGCTTTGTGACGCAAAGCAGACAGATATACAGATGGAAACTTATGATACTTTAATATGAGCGACCAGCCTAACAGGAAAAACTCAATGCGCGTCCAGAAGGTTGAAAAAGCACCAAGAACAACATCTGAAGCGCTGCAGGCCCCACCAGCCTCAGTTACAGTCAGTGTTCATGTTTCACCAATAAGAAAGAGAGACGGAGCCAAAATGGCACACATGGGAGATTTCTGAGGCCAAAACCCCTGctgaccaaaacaaacataaaggaCATGCGGATctttttgaaaggtttgtttCTTCTCACGTCTCAAGTAAAAGTGACAGAGTTTCATGATAGTGAACGTGAAACAGAGCAGAAGTGGTGTGATGGTCTGTACTCTGTTTGCTGCTTCAGGATCTGAATGACTTTCTGCAACTGATGGAAgaacaaattctgctttttgtcGGAGAATCCTGAAGGATAATATACTATAATCGGTTTGTGACCTTAAACTCAGTTTCTGTTTGGTTATGGAGAAGATTATCCAAAGCAAACCAAC includes:
- the mmp14a gene encoding matrix metalloproteinase-14a, with amino-acid sequence MLPQLLSLACCLFCLHSVNANVLKAEAWLQKYGYLPPGDVRAQAIRSPQSIETAISAMQKFYGLTVTGTIDTNTLEAMSLPRCGVPDKFGPELKTNLRRKRYARQGLKWDKSEVTFSIENYTPKVGERATYDAIRKAFKVWESAIPLTFREIPFSQIRGKVDKYADIMLSFADGFHGDSTPFDGEGGFLAHAYFPGNGIGGDTHFDLAEPWTTGTADQGGNDVFLVAVHELGHALGLEHSDEPSAIMAPFYQWFETENFQLPDDDRRGIQAIYGSKSGVPPPPPRPTKPSKPDKPDEGPDICEGHFDTIAILRGEKFVFKDKWFWRLRNDKVLPGYPRPAGQFWKGLPSNINAAYERSDGKFVFFKGERYWVYSESSLERGYPKSIKDLGTGLPKDKIDAALFYTPTGQTYFFKGTQYYRFNEQTHKVHSDYPKPISKWSGAPDNIKATFMSEDGSYTYFYKANKYWKFNNQHMKVESGYPKSVLRDWMGCDSEEPKKGRTVIIIEETEGGSWVAGVVIPLLLLVLVLLTLGALLFFRKYGTPRRLLYCKRSLLDKV